aatagcgaaattgtctgaggtatttatgaatgcagaATAATACATCATATACCTCACTATAAACatcttgaacaaaaaacaatacataatgTTTTTTGCTGTTCAAATGTTGAATTTTAAGTCTGATAAAATACCTTTCAATCATACTGAGTAATGACTTTTAAATGAAGTATTCTTCATACCTACAAACATCGTCACAGTTGgtactttataaataaaatcacTCCAGCTAATTTTAAAAGCCACTGTCTTCCTGTCAACTGTTTTCCAAAAACACAACATAATTGGAAGGTTTTAAATGATGACGGATCAGTTTGAGTTTTGGTACATTTTCCACTACTCTGAAGGCTACGATTTACATGTAGCTTTAGAGTAAAGACTAGTTAGTAAGACTCCTACTTGGGtaaaaacgtcaggccattaacaacatcaaaacattttgattggttAGCAGTTTTCTATCAAGTAGTTAAgcccaaataatttttttacttAATAAACACTGATAAATCTCAAATTTCTTGAACATGTTACCTTGGTAACTTCTTCGCCTGGCTGAAGTCTCCCTGAGATCGTATCCGGGTGAATGAGTTCTGTCTACCGGTGAGTTCTGCTGTAACAAAGCAGTTGGCGATCTGCAATAGTTCAGATTTGTCACGGAGGATGTGGACGCTAGTGAGGACAAAGTGGACGTAGTATAAGTTCTACTATTGCATCCAGGTCCCAACATGGAACTTGTCACAACCTGACCGAGTGCCTCTGCTGCAGAGCAGTCTATGAAGGGAATCAGTGCATCATCCTGTACAGTGCTGGTTGACTGGTAGTTGTTACTGCTGGCGGTACTGCTGTTGTAAGGTGGGCTGGACCTAAGATGACGCCGTTTCCTCACACGTTTGGGCTGGACCTGGTCAGACTGATCTGCTTTGGACTCAGTGTTCCCTAGTGATGCTATCCGCATACTCGTTACTCAAAGTGGTCAGGTCAGGTTAGCTCTTCCTGCTTGCACTGTAGGAAGAAAGTATAACTCTGCTTATTAAGTTGCCCTACTGAAGATTGGTCAAGTCCCAATTTACACAAAGTCTCTCTTTATcctcaaaaatgttttaaagaatgaatggtactttcccctgttagttagagtgctttataaataccttgtattattattattataaagaagAGCCTTAAAGGGCGTCAAATTTAAAGTGAATTGTTTAATCTTAATTGAAGGTTAGTTTTTTATGAAAACTGCAACCCTAGCAAACACCATTTGAATTACGTTGCTGTTGTATAATTCATCAATCGCGCCAGGAACTGTAATGGTAACGGTGCCCACAGCCAAAACTCAGTGTTTGGagaatattttattaaatttaaatgaaacattACTTTAAAAAGAGTTATCTCCCAATCCATGGCAACGTGACAATGATATCGTAACAACTAtcatccaaaaacaaaaacattgtgattTAATAACATAGTATAAAAAGTGTACACCAAACATATCATTATCACCCCGTCACTCAATATcacttttaaaaaatgaaaccGAGGAGAAACATTACTGCTAATACagtttaatataatattattggTAATGTTAGTTACTGTGCTACAGTGTCTGTTAGTGTTGTTTTAGTTTTCCACAATAAAACTTTGAGAGGCACTGTATAAATTGTCACTGTCAAGCCCCTGGCCTACACCAAAGTCTGCCAAAGcaaagtaggcctatattgtTGGTTAAGTTCcttcttttcttgttttactttgaccaccaactttgattcctgtttaccgcgagactgtgcaagctccaccggtgacagaagctcaacggctgttttatgtgaatTTAGCTTGGGTATTTTTCGTGAACTACATAGCACGTGCGCgtaaaaagtacacaagcttaattcacataaaacagccgttgatttgtATTCGTGCCCTCACAGGCCCACAGCTCGGCAGGCCGATGACGTCATGCTGATTAGCatattccaagatggctgcgccgTGCACGAATCAATTAAATTAGAGTCGGCAAAAGGTAGCGTTATCGttaaaaatttcttttaaatttttatttgtttcacttttcaatacacacaaagcaagctaagagttaggtgaacacattcagccgGTTTATACTGCCGGGTGGCTCGTAGATAAGGcgccagaattttttttttttcttagctGTATGAGAAAATGGTGTGGACgtgtggctaaggattcagctatccttggccacacaagtggggctatgcCTACTGTAAAGTGTCATAtgatttaatatattttgtcctttttgggggggctgtgtgtgtgtgtgtgtgcgtatTGGTACACGTgaaattagttgcgataacgtaaccctcctgccgacggcggagccggagggttacgagtcacTCCCATTcgatgcagggcgaaatggtcaaacacgtacaatttcgac
The sequence above is drawn from the Asterias rubens chromosome 9, eAstRub1.3, whole genome shotgun sequence genome and encodes:
- the LOC117294310 gene encoding uncharacterized protein LOC117294310; its protein translation is MRIASLGNTESKADQSDQVQPKRVRKRRHLRSSPPYNSSTASSNNYQSTSTVQDDALIPFIDCSAAEALGQVVTSSMLGPGCNSRTYTTSTLSSLASTSSVTNLNYCRSPTALLQQNSPVDRTHSPGYDLRETSARRRSYQEFTESSGQPMPHHPPVCIQENQPQERGRKVRLHLSASLSQHSQPHYDSVLLEQLVETVSLYGPVKVLFKCSGWLVYTKYDLVKKSANQLMFNKSRFLAELGM